One genomic segment of Polyangia bacterium includes these proteins:
- a CDS encoding ROK family protein, producing MKVLVIDVGGTNIKISTGGRKEPIKIPSGPAMTAAQMAKAVKKATAGWSYDAVSIGFPGPVANQRPATEPHNLGPGWVRFDYQKAFGKPVRVVNDAAMQALGSYQGGRMLFLGLGTGLGSAFVADGQLEPLELAHLPYRNNGTYEDYVGLRGYRRLGRKKWRRHVTKVVKLLQQGLQADYVVLGGGNSKKLKRLPFEARLGDNANAILGGIRLWNAAPKGRRWSVSTARQKAPPGRTGNGRPPRRLSGSPSG from the coding sequence ATGAAAGTCCTGGTGATTGACGTGGGTGGCACCAATATCAAGATCAGCACCGGCGGGCGCAAAGAGCCGATCAAGATCCCTTCGGGTCCCGCGATGACCGCCGCGCAAATGGCAAAGGCCGTCAAGAAAGCCACGGCCGGCTGGAGCTATGACGCCGTGTCGATTGGCTTTCCAGGACCGGTGGCAAATCAACGGCCGGCGACGGAGCCTCACAACTTGGGGCCCGGCTGGGTGCGGTTCGACTACCAGAAGGCCTTCGGCAAACCTGTGCGGGTGGTGAACGACGCCGCCATGCAAGCCTTGGGCAGCTACCAGGGAGGACGGATGCTGTTCCTTGGGCTTGGCACCGGCCTCGGCTCGGCGTTCGTGGCCGACGGCCAGCTAGAACCACTTGAGCTGGCGCATCTGCCCTATCGAAACAACGGCACCTACGAGGACTACGTCGGCCTGCGAGGCTATCGGCGACTGGGCCGCAAAAAATGGCGACGCCACGTCACCAAAGTGGTCAAGCTGTTGCAACAGGGTTTGCAGGCCGACTATGTCGTGCTGGGCGGAGGAAACAGCAAGAAGCTGAAGCGCCTCCCGTTCGAGGCGCGACTGGGCGACAACGCCAATGCCATCCTGGGCGGAATCCGACTGTGGAATGCAGCGCCGAAAGGTCGGCGCTGGTCGGTTTCAACGGCACGGCAGAAGGCGCCACCAGGGCGTACCGGCAATGGAAGGCCGCCACGTCGCCTCTCTGGTTCCCCAAGCGGCTGA
- a CDS encoding DoxX family protein, whose protein sequence is MPRSKGLVIGFWIVTALFCLQIGFTAYAQLRLPQVAQMFVHLGFPSYFRVELSWAKLLGVVLLLAPVPARLKEWAHAGFAITLGSALIAHFSVGDGPKVWSWAAATAVLWALSYLFWRRLQATPTSA, encoded by the coding sequence GTGCCTCGCTCCAAAGGACTGGTGATTGGCTTCTGGATCGTCACGGCGCTCTTCTGCCTGCAGATAGGCTTCACCGCCTACGCGCAACTGCGTCTGCCGCAAGTGGCGCAGATGTTCGTCCACCTCGGCTTCCCCAGCTACTTCCGGGTGGAGCTCTCGTGGGCCAAGCTCCTCGGCGTGGTGCTGCTGCTGGCGCCGGTGCCGGCGCGGCTCAAAGAGTGGGCCCACGCCGGCTTCGCCATCACCCTCGGCTCTGCGCTCATCGCCCACTTTTCGGTGGGCGATGGCCCGAAGGTGTGGAGCTGGGCGGCGGCCACCGCCGTGCTCTGGGCGCTCTCGTACTTGTTCTGGCGCCGCCTGCAAGCCACGCCGACCAGCGCCTGA
- a CDS encoding TadG family pilus assembly protein, with the protein MVNLRATGSLSSARSTAVRIAAANTVLNKPLVLRDANVTFGGWDFVGHSFVANTVPANAVMVSGGSVDPTAAAGNVSLAFGRVLGFSQASVTRSSVAAYRVRNIVMELDVTGSFLYNSFAFNGVSCRSDSDCTQPYYSCNGGTCGYPSCSSSGCPIDNAVKATVAMLDALYQLGIPSDQVGLDVFISKSWAVSPLQNLRNNYSGIRVQWNGDGLSSLNVNKKSGLAICSKANADPKWLAIVNWPNHPWMPFCNGLNENENGDAGFYGGTDQGAGIERAIGSLTNQQFQNDGTRAIVLLTDGGPACCSNAQGSNCADGLACNDGSALCNCARHAAQHGRDMADLAASNNISIFTVLFGASPAGIAYGASLVRGFGQPYNTPDSTQLQSILLNIANQIPVSIVR; encoded by the coding sequence TTGGTCAACCTGCGCGCCACCGGCAGCCTCAGCTCGGCGCGTTCGACAGCGGTGCGCATCGCCGCCGCCAACACAGTCTTGAACAAGCCGCTCGTCTTGCGGGACGCCAATGTGACCTTCGGCGGTTGGGATTTCGTCGGCCACAGCTTCGTTGCGAACACGGTGCCGGCCAACGCCGTGATGGTCAGCGGCGGCAGTGTCGACCCGACCGCCGCCGCCGGGAACGTCAGCTTGGCGTTCGGACGGGTGCTGGGATTCTCTCAAGCTTCGGTGACCCGCAGTAGCGTGGCGGCTTATCGCGTTCGCAACATCGTGATGGAGTTGGATGTCACGGGCAGCTTCCTTTACAACTCGTTCGCCTTCAATGGCGTCTCCTGCCGTTCGGACTCCGACTGCACGCAGCCGTACTACTCGTGCAATGGAGGTACGTGCGGGTACCCGTCATGCTCGTCGTCCGGCTGTCCGATCGACAACGCCGTCAAGGCGACCGTCGCGATGCTGGATGCGCTCTACCAACTCGGCATACCCAGCGACCAGGTGGGATTGGATGTCTTCATCTCGAAGTCCTGGGCGGTGAGTCCTCTGCAGAACCTGCGCAACAACTATTCGGGAATTCGCGTTCAATGGAACGGCGACGGCTTGTCGTCGTTGAACGTGAACAAGAAATCCGGACTGGCTATTTGCAGCAAAGCGAATGCCGATCCCAAATGGTTGGCGATCGTCAACTGGCCGAACCATCCCTGGATGCCGTTCTGCAACGGACTCAACGAAAACGAAAATGGCGATGCGGGCTTCTACGGCGGCACGGATCAAGGCGCCGGTATCGAACGGGCCATCGGCAGCCTAACCAACCAGCAGTTTCAGAACGACGGCACGCGGGCGATCGTGTTGCTGACCGACGGCGGACCAGCGTGTTGTTCGAACGCTCAGGGAAGCAACTGCGCTGACGGACTGGCGTGCAACGACGGAAGCGCTCTTTGCAACTGCGCGCGGCATGCCGCCCAGCACGGGCGTGATATGGCCGATCTCGCAGCGAGCAACAACATCAGTATTTTCACCGTGCTCTTTGGTGCCTCGCCAGCAGGGATCGCGTATGGTGCATCATTGGTGCGTGGTTTCGGACAGCCTTACAACACGCCTGACAGTACGCAACTGCAATCGATACTGCTCAACATTGCCAACCAGATCCCAGTCTCGATCGTCCGCTAG
- a CDS encoding DUF1801 domain-containing protein, whose amino-acid sequence MKKSVASPGQSASELISQRIADLGDWRGKTLGRMRKLIKEADPDVVEEWKWMGTPIWSHDGIICTGESYKKVVKLTFARGASLKDPARLFNSSLEGNVRRAIDIPEGQKVDQAAFKALIRQAVALNKAGKVKSSKKGQS is encoded by the coding sequence ATGAAAAAATCGGTCGCGAGCCCAGGCCAGTCGGCGTCGGAGCTCATCTCGCAAAGAATCGCCGACCTCGGAGACTGGCGTGGGAAAACCCTGGGCAGAATGCGCAAGCTCATCAAGGAAGCAGACCCGGACGTCGTCGAGGAGTGGAAGTGGATGGGCACGCCGATCTGGTCCCACGACGGCATCATCTGCACGGGCGAATCTTACAAGAAGGTCGTCAAGCTGACCTTCGCCAGGGGCGCCTCGCTGAAGGATCCCGCCCGTCTCTTCAACTCCAGCCTCGAGGGAAACGTACGCCGCGCGATCGACATCCCGGAAGGACAAAAAGTTGATCAGGCCGCCTTCAAAGCGCTGATTCGCCAAGCGGTCGCCCTCAACAAGGCGGGCAAGGTGAAATCCTCGAAGAAAGGGCAGTCCTAA
- a CDS encoding metalloregulator ArsR/SmtB family transcription factor, giving the protein MESSFAIVAEPNRRAILSLLLSSDRSVGEIERKLRLSQPSVSKHLRVLREAGFVESRIEAQRRLYRLRPEPLMELDAWLVPFRRFWSKHVDALEQHLDKMEKAPSVKGKKRP; this is encoded by the coding sequence GTGGAATCATCATTTGCCATCGTCGCGGAGCCCAACAGACGGGCCATCTTGAGCTTGCTGCTCTCGTCTGATCGTTCGGTAGGGGAGATCGAGCGCAAGCTTCGACTGTCGCAGCCGTCCGTCTCCAAGCACCTGCGCGTGCTGCGAGAGGCGGGATTCGTCGAATCACGAATTGAAGCGCAGCGACGGCTTTATCGACTGAGACCGGAGCCGCTGATGGAGCTCGACGCGTGGCTGGTTCCGTTCCGGCGCTTCTGGTCGAAGCACGTTGATGCCCTGGAGCAGCACTTGGACAAGATGGAAAAAGCGCCCTCTGTGAAAGGAAAGAAAAGACCATGA
- a CDS encoding SRPBCC family protein: protein MSNHEQYAPGAAMGAEVRKEGEKWTLVLIRDLAHPPAKVWKALTDPAQLREWAPFDADQDLGAVGTAKLSTVGAPTPLVSETEVKRADAPKLLEFNWGGQDIRWELDQLPSGGTRLTLWHNIDRRFISMGAAGWHICFDVLERFLAGEPMGRLVGPETMKFGGWQRLNAEYAKQFGVESSSWPSRPGT, encoded by the coding sequence ATGAGCAACCACGAGCAATATGCGCCAGGGGCCGCGATGGGCGCGGAGGTTCGCAAGGAAGGAGAGAAATGGACGCTGGTTCTGATCCGCGACCTTGCCCACCCGCCCGCCAAGGTTTGGAAGGCGCTCACCGATCCCGCGCAGCTCCGCGAATGGGCTCCGTTCGATGCGGACCAGGACCTCGGCGCCGTTGGAACCGCCAAGCTCTCGACCGTGGGGGCGCCGACGCCGCTTGTCTCCGAGACCGAGGTGAAGCGGGCCGACGCGCCCAAGCTGCTCGAATTCAACTGGGGCGGACAGGACATCCGCTGGGAACTTGACCAGCTGCCCAGCGGCGGGACGCGACTCACGCTTTGGCACAACATCGACCGTCGGTTCATTTCGATGGGCGCGGCGGGCTGGCACATCTGTTTCGATGTGCTGGAGCGGTTCCTCGCCGGTGAGCCCATGGGACGCCTGGTCGGCCCCGAGACCATGAAGTTCGGCGGCTGGCAGCGATTGAACGCCGAGTACGCCAAGCAGTTCGGCGTTGAGTCCTCCAGCTGGCCCTCTCGCCCGGGGACCTGA
- a CDS encoding PqqD family protein — translation MNDTPTKAADLVTREIAGETLIVPVRRGAVDINTLYVPNVTAAHLWSHIDGKRTLTDFVELLLRTFQIDRATAEADVNDFCQFAARVRLDECGAVERTVTLTQAANLPLPSTSLAYSIAGIGIRLRAAAPDVHLLATATRQVFACSPGPDAEIDLTVDWMSDRTDPVADLTTNGAQLVFDSGYLWRLYREPAGDWVVHFISRRFGARPYKVARLSPTFDRGSVQVDRRDAW, via the coding sequence ATGAACGACACGCCGACGAAAGCAGCGGACCTGGTGACCAGGGAGATCGCCGGCGAAACCCTGATCGTTCCGGTGCGTCGGGGCGCCGTCGACATCAACACTCTCTATGTTCCGAATGTCACCGCCGCCCATCTTTGGAGCCACATCGACGGCAAGCGAACGCTGACTGATTTTGTCGAGCTGTTGCTGCGCACATTTCAAATCGATCGGGCGACAGCCGAAGCAGACGTAAATGATTTTTGTCAATTCGCTGCGCGAGTCCGCCTTGACGAGTGCGGCGCCGTTGAGCGGACAGTCACCTTGACTCAAGCGGCAAATCTCCCCCTGCCCTCGACCAGTTTGGCGTATTCCATCGCTGGCATCGGGATCCGTTTGCGTGCCGCCGCACCCGATGTCCATCTTCTGGCCACCGCCACCCGGCAGGTCTTCGCTTGCTCTCCGGGACCGGACGCGGAGATCGATCTTACGGTCGATTGGATGAGTGATCGAACGGACCCCGTCGCTGATTTGACAACGAACGGCGCGCAGCTGGTTTTCGATTCGGGTTATTTGTGGCGGCTCTATCGCGAGCCGGCCGGCGACTGGGTCGTTCATTTCATTTCCAGACGATTTGGCGCCCGCCCCTACAAGGTTGCCCGACTGTCACCGACCTTTGACCGTGGCAGCGTGCAGGTCGATCGTCGCGATGCTTGGTGA
- a CDS encoding PEGA domain-containing protein, with product MDSILRCATFSFVLLSLLAAPGAAAAAAPAGGAEPAVDEAYRTGIEMRRRGDDRGALAAFQKSYRANPVPRTLAQIGLAEQALGRWVDAEAHLTEAMKATSNPWIVKNHASLEPALTTIGGHLGSIAVEGPRGAAVDVNGAPAGTLPLDHALRVPAGTVVLSVRAPGYVPMQRIATVAAEQLAREQIDLVSLSQAPPGAAEPPPSARTSGGTPAALVDPALPGTGEAGQPPPGQPGLWHRRAAWTAAGLGAVALITGATFHFIHEDKLSSYNRKDASNADVCNRDAAGHFFGPADCADDYNGAASAKTGLIVGYTAAVVFGGVSAALFLTAPSERAASTTASRSRLPSPERVLGCGPGPGQLGIVCGGLF from the coding sequence GTGGACTCGATCTTGCGCTGCGCGACCTTCTCTTTTGTCTTGCTGTCACTCCTGGCCGCGCCAGGGGCCGCCGCTGCCGCTGCCCCCGCGGGTGGCGCCGAGCCGGCCGTCGACGAGGCGTACCGCACCGGCATCGAGATGCGCCGCCGGGGCGACGATCGTGGCGCGTTGGCCGCGTTTCAGAAGTCGTACCGCGCCAACCCGGTGCCCCGCACGCTGGCCCAGATCGGCCTGGCCGAACAGGCCCTCGGCCGGTGGGTTGACGCCGAAGCGCACCTGACCGAGGCGATGAAGGCGACCAGCAACCCGTGGATCGTCAAGAACCATGCCTCGCTGGAGCCTGCTCTGACGACGATCGGCGGTCACCTGGGCAGCATCGCCGTCGAGGGCCCCAGGGGCGCCGCCGTCGACGTCAACGGAGCACCGGCCGGAACGCTGCCGCTCGATCACGCCCTGCGCGTGCCTGCCGGCACCGTCGTCCTCAGCGTGCGCGCCCCCGGTTACGTGCCTATGCAGCGGATCGCCACCGTCGCCGCCGAGCAGCTGGCGCGCGAGCAGATCGATCTGGTCTCGCTGTCGCAGGCACCACCCGGCGCGGCCGAACCGCCGCCCTCCGCGCGCACCAGCGGCGGCACGCCGGCGGCGCTCGTTGATCCAGCGCTCCCGGGCACGGGCGAGGCCGGGCAGCCGCCGCCCGGGCAACCCGGGTTGTGGCATCGGCGCGCAGCCTGGACGGCGGCGGGTCTGGGCGCGGTCGCGCTGATCACCGGCGCGACGTTTCATTTCATTCACGAGGACAAGCTGTCGAGCTACAACCGCAAGGACGCCAGCAACGCCGACGTCTGCAACCGGGATGCGGCCGGGCACTTCTTCGGTCCGGCCGACTGCGCCGACGATTACAACGGCGCCGCCAGCGCCAAGACGGGGTTGATCGTCGGGTACACGGCGGCCGTCGTGTTTGGTGGCGTGTCGGCGGCGCTGTTTCTCACCGCACCGTCGGAGCGAGCGGCCTCGACGACGGCGTCGCGCAGTCGTTTGCCATCACCCGAGCGCGTGCTGGGGTGCGGTCCGGGTCCTGGTCAACTGGGTATTGTCTGCGGGGGATTGTTTTGA